The Thalassotalea psychrophila genome window below encodes:
- a CDS encoding DUF748 domain-containing protein, with the protein MTSRRKYLVSSILVIAILLILLPEAARYYVINKISQQGFDNVTIEDVDLNLFSGSLQIENVRVGINNEEKLVIGLMRADYRWQGLFSGGIATELFEIQDTKLAVIESDNGDFEVVIPIVANEQDKTGKPIPVDEEQALALPNLDVDLVHLTNIEVDIQLKQFTGRYLINQFTLTRVSTWHDYPAELTLDSRLNNTEISAQLTAQPLATTPSVQGDITIKNIQYDDFKTLANIYSPLPLNSLQGMANADLYVDGIRDKNNNLILNFNGDLLSQNLHLDSKQLAINLQELAANVSIKVQAMQNETLVSGTVNSELQKFSIIDEASDNLLIGFNSLDSNDMTITEDLSVSINKLDFSGLSWFTNDIKQTNKANSHTKVDAINQLDKLIFENIQLNSSFSNLNLEKLELAGLQTSLQLNEQNEPSWLKVIEKVQQRFHSSNISTSETSDTGAISEVEEVSVSIEDNSKTEFLYDINMISLAAPANINLVKILKSQPHKIQLDIEKLLLTNLTNSEIQKQSSFELNTKLNKHANISVQGEAYLTKQPLDLSLSGQIEDMSFVTISPFIEPFAGYQFTRGQFDHKFKLQLQQNEIEMSNDVVIRKLQIKSIDESKVVSTLPIPMAISVLEDSKGIIDIEIPVKGDLNDANVNVNSIIQKSITQAVKKGSIGFLKYALQPYGAAFMAAEYLVDASNRIAFEDMIFNVNSSHLELKQLDYASKLVEVLKRRDEIDLHLCGESNQTDKAQLSNEYQGEQLEAQLAALAKQRAISLKSYLSEKGITNKRLFLCKAKYQEKGTSGVSISME; encoded by the coding sequence ATGACCTCTCGTAGAAAGTACCTTGTAAGTTCAATTTTAGTTATCGCTATTTTATTAATCTTGTTACCTGAAGCGGCTCGGTATTATGTAATTAATAAAATAAGCCAACAAGGCTTTGATAATGTCACCATTGAAGATGTTGATTTAAATTTGTTTTCAGGTAGCTTACAAATTGAAAATGTTCGAGTAGGTATCAACAACGAAGAAAAATTAGTAATTGGTTTAATGCGAGCTGACTATCGCTGGCAAGGTCTTTTTAGCGGAGGCATAGCCACGGAACTGTTTGAAATTCAAGACACGAAATTGGCGGTCATTGAAAGTGACAATGGCGATTTTGAAGTGGTAATCCCAATTGTTGCAAATGAGCAAGACAAAACCGGGAAGCCGATCCCTGTCGATGAAGAGCAAGCTTTGGCATTACCTAATTTAGATGTAGATTTAGTGCACTTAACTAATATTGAAGTCGATATCCAGCTCAAGCAATTTACGGGTCGATATCTTATTAACCAATTTACGTTAACAAGGGTATCAACGTGGCATGATTATCCTGCTGAACTTACCCTTGACTCACGGCTTAATAATACCGAAATTAGTGCCCAACTCACCGCGCAACCACTTGCCACAACACCATCAGTGCAAGGCGATATTACTATTAAAAATATCCAGTATGATGACTTTAAGACGCTTGCCAATATTTATTCACCTTTGCCGCTTAATTCATTGCAAGGCATGGCGAATGCAGATCTCTATGTTGATGGAATTCGCGACAAAAATAATAATTTAATCTTAAACTTTAATGGTGATTTATTGAGCCAAAATTTGCATCTTGATAGCAAGCAATTAGCGATTAACTTGCAGGAACTAGCGGCCAATGTATCGATAAAGGTGCAGGCAATGCAAAACGAGACGCTAGTTTCAGGTACAGTAAATAGCGAATTACAGAAATTTTCAATTATTGATGAGGCAAGTGATAACTTACTTATCGGGTTTAACAGTCTAGACTCTAACGACATGACTATTACGGAGGATTTATCTGTAAGTATCAATAAACTCGACTTTTCGGGATTATCTTGGTTCACTAATGATATTAAGCAAACAAACAAAGCTAACAGCCATACCAAAGTCGACGCTATCAACCAACTTGATAAATTGATTTTTGAAAATATTCAGCTTAACAGTTCATTTTCCAACCTAAATTTAGAAAAACTTGAGCTTGCCGGGTTACAAACTTCACTACAGTTAAATGAGCAAAATGAACCAAGCTGGTTAAAGGTCATTGAGAAAGTTCAACAGCGCTTCCACTCTTCGAATATAAGTACAAGCGAAACCTCTGATACTGGGGCCATATCAGAGGTTGAAGAAGTAAGCGTATCGATTGAAGACAATTCAAAAACAGAATTTTTGTACGATATAAACATGATTAGTTTAGCTGCCCCTGCCAATATAAACCTTGTTAAAATATTAAAAAGCCAACCGCATAAAATTCAATTGGATATTGAAAAATTACTGCTTACTAACCTGACAAATTCTGAAATACAAAAGCAAAGCAGTTTTGAGTTAAACACTAAGTTAAATAAGCATGCCAATATTTCAGTACAAGGTGAGGCTTATTTGACTAAGCAGCCACTAGATTTATCACTATCGGGGCAAATAGAAGATATGTCTTTTGTGACAATATCGCCATTTATTGAACCTTTCGCGGGTTATCAATTTACCCGTGGCCAATTTGACCACAAATTTAAATTGCAGTTACAGCAAAATGAAATAGAAATGAGCAATGACGTGGTTATCCGCAAGTTACAAATTAAAAGTATCGATGAGAGTAAAGTTGTCTCAACATTACCAATTCCTATGGCTATCAGTGTACTAGAAGATAGCAAAGGCATCATAGACATCGAAATTCCAGTCAAAGGGGATTTAAATGATGCCAATGTAAATGTGAACTCAATAATCCAAAAGTCGATCACTCAAGCTGTAAAGAAAGGTTCAATAGGTTTTTTAAAATATGCTTTGCAACCCTATGGGGCAGCTTTTATGGCCGCAGAATATCTAGTCGATGCGTCTAATCGAATAGCCTTCGAAGATATGATTTTTAATGTCAATAGTTCGCACTTAGAACTTAAACAATTAGATTATGCTAGTAAATTGGTAGAGGTTTTAAAAAGACGTGATGAAATTGATTTGCACCTTTGCGGCGAAAGTAATCAAACAGATAAAGCCCAATTATCAAATGAATATCAAGGGGAGCAATTAGAGGCACAATTGGCCGCTCTCGCTAAACAAAGGGCTATCTCTTTGAAAAGCTATTTGTCTGAGAAGGGCATCACCAATAAACGCTTATTTTTGTGTAAAGCAAAGTATCAAGAAAAGGGTACCTCTGGTGTGTCTATTTCTATGGAATAG
- the aroC gene encoding chorismate synthase, with protein MAGNTIGKLFTVTTFGESHGLALGAIVDGCPPGIELCEADLQIDLDRRKPGTSRYTTARKEADVVKILSGVFEGKTTGTPIGLMIENTDQRSKDYGEISQMFRPGHADYTYLQKHGIRDHRGGGRSSARETAMRVAAGSIAKKYLKQKMGMEIKGCVSQIGDIYADTYDWNEVENNPFFFPDVNKLDALDELIRGILREKDSIGAAVKVVATNVPVGLGEPVFDRLDAELAHSLMSINAVKGIEIGDGFACVNQKGSEHRDEMTPNGFLSNSAGGVLGGISSGQDIIANIALKPTSSIGVSGKTINVKGEPADIITRGRHDPCVGIRAVPIAEAMMAITIMDHYLRHIAQNGDVNCSTPIIE; from the coding sequence ATGGCTGGTAATACAATAGGAAAACTATTTACCGTAACAACATTTGGTGAAAGCCACGGCTTGGCACTAGGTGCCATTGTTGATGGTTGCCCTCCGGGCATTGAGCTTTGCGAAGCCGATTTACAAATTGATTTGGATCGCCGAAAACCTGGCACATCTCGTTATACCACAGCGCGTAAAGAAGCTGATGTCGTTAAAATTCTTTCTGGTGTATTTGAAGGGAAAACAACTGGTACGCCAATTGGTTTAATGATTGAAAATACTGACCAACGTTCAAAGGATTATGGTGAAATATCACAAATGTTCCGTCCTGGTCACGCCGACTATACTTACTTACAAAAGCATGGCATTCGAGATCATCGCGGCGGTGGGCGTTCTTCTGCTAGAGAAACAGCAATGCGCGTTGCCGCTGGATCTATTGCCAAAAAATACCTTAAGCAAAAAATGGGTATGGAAATCAAAGGCTGTGTCAGCCAAATCGGTGATATTTATGCTGACACTTATGACTGGAATGAAGTAGAAAATAATCCATTCTTCTTCCCTGATGTTAATAAGCTAGACGCATTAGATGAGCTTATCCGTGGCATATTAAGAGAGAAAGATTCTATTGGTGCAGCCGTAAAAGTAGTTGCTACTAATGTGCCTGTTGGCCTAGGTGAGCCTGTATTTGATCGTTTAGACGCAGAGCTTGCTCATTCTTTAATGAGTATTAACGCGGTTAAAGGCATTGAAATTGGCGATGGCTTTGCTTGTGTTAATCAAAAGGGCTCTGAGCATCGTGATGAAATGACACCGAACGGATTTTTGTCGAACTCTGCCGGAGGAGTACTTGGTGGTATTTCTTCAGGCCAAGACATTATTGCCAACATTGCCTTGAAACCAACGTCAAGTATTGGCGTAAGCGGTAAAACCATCAATGTTAAAGGTGAACCTGCAGATATTATTACCCGTGGTCGTCATGATCCATGTGTGGGCATTCGCGCAGTACCTATTGCTGAAGCTATGATGGCAATTACTATCATGGATCACTATTTACGTCATATCGCTCAAAACGGTGATGTGAATTGTTCAACCCCTATAATCGAGTAG
- the prmB gene encoding 50S ribosomal protein L3 N(5)-glutamine methyltransferase, protein MLELNIDEVTTDLHTIADFLRWGVSRFNEADLYYGHGSDNAWDEVVNLALFALHLPGNMDNAIMQSRLTKTEKVEVINLILRRIDERIPAAYLTNVAYFAGLPFYVDERVLVPRSPIGELIENKFIDQISSEPTRILDLCTGSGCIAIACAYAFPEAEVDALDLSEDALDVASLNIHNHELNAQVIPIKSDVFSGVPGGKYDLIVTNPPYVDADDIGDMPDEFHHEPEMGLGCGDDGLDIVRTILAQSSEHLSENGVLICEVGNSMLHVCAEYPEVDFTWIDFEHGGLGVFKLTQQQLLQYKELFEQKAKK, encoded by the coding sequence TTGCTTGAGTTAAATATTGATGAAGTCACTACTGACTTGCATACCATTGCCGATTTTTTACGTTGGGGTGTTAGCCGATTCAATGAGGCCGATCTGTATTATGGTCATGGCAGCGATAATGCCTGGGATGAAGTGGTTAATTTAGCCCTGTTTGCTTTGCATTTACCTGGCAACATGGATAACGCTATTATGCAAAGCCGCCTCACTAAAACTGAAAAAGTTGAAGTCATTAATTTAATTTTGCGTCGTATTGATGAACGTATTCCTGCCGCTTATTTAACTAACGTTGCGTATTTTGCCGGGTTACCTTTTTACGTTGATGAACGAGTATTGGTGCCACGTTCACCTATTGGTGAATTAATTGAAAATAAATTCATCGATCAAATTAGCAGCGAACCAACTCGTATATTAGATTTGTGTACGGGCAGTGGCTGTATTGCCATCGCTTGTGCCTACGCATTTCCAGAGGCAGAAGTAGATGCCTTAGATTTATCTGAAGACGCTTTAGATGTGGCCAGCTTAAACATCCATAACCATGAATTAAATGCACAAGTTATTCCTATTAAATCTGACGTTTTCTCTGGTGTTCCAGGTGGAAAATATGATTTGATAGTAACCAATCCACCGTACGTAGATGCAGATGACATTGGTGATATGCCTGATGAATTTCATCATGAGCCAGAAATGGGCTTAGGCTGCGGAGATGACGGTTTAGATATAGTGCGGACTATACTGGCACAGTCGAGTGAACATTTATCAGAGAATGGTGTGTTAATATGTGAAGTAGGCAATTCAATGCTTCATGTATGCGCAGAATATCCTGAAGTAGACTTTACTTGGATTGATTTTGAACACGGCGGTTTAGGTGTGTTTAAACTTACTCAACAACAATTATTGCAATACAAAGAATTATTTGAACAGAAGGCGAAGAAATAA
- the smrB gene encoding endonuclease SmrB: MKFKDALNESEKKIFKQAIGKVKPIKQDTIHPQTLVSKKKSIQQKQKKEFEKQQFFFSDEFEPNLESKGPMKYVKEGVDAFEAKLLRRGEYSPELILDLHGLKQQESKQEIAALLAACIKQHVNCACIIHGIGNRVLKTKVPHWLVQHPDVMAFHQAPLEYGGDGALLVLIDLKDDLFCKQ; encoded by the coding sequence ATGAAATTTAAAGATGCCCTCAATGAGAGCGAAAAAAAAATATTTAAACAGGCGATAGGCAAAGTAAAGCCTATTAAGCAGGACACAATACACCCGCAAACTCTTGTCAGCAAGAAGAAAAGTATACAACAAAAGCAAAAAAAAGAGTTTGAAAAACAACAGTTTTTCTTTTCAGATGAATTTGAGCCTAATTTAGAAAGTAAAGGACCAATGAAATACGTAAAAGAAGGGGTTGATGCCTTTGAAGCAAAGCTTTTGCGTCGCGGTGAATATTCACCAGAACTCATCCTAGATTTACACGGATTAAAGCAGCAAGAATCAAAACAAGAAATTGCAGCATTGTTAGCGGCATGTATAAAGCAGCATGTAAATTGTGCATGCATTATACATGGCATTGGTAATCGAGTTTTAAAAACTAAAGTACCTCATTGGTTGGTACAACACCCTGATGTTATGGCATTTCATCAAGCACCGCTTGAATATGGAGGTGACGGCGCCTTGTTGGTTCTAATTGATTTAAAAGATGATCTTTTCTGTAAACAGTGA
- the sixA gene encoding phosphohistidine phosphatase SixA, giving the protein MNIFIMRHGDADTKVHIDEQRPLTEQGILEVKVMAKWLANEGVEFDAIFVSPYLRAQQSAKTLKTELNASAVLQTLDLITPAGSASEVHDYIDGTIAIERYNNILIVSHMPLVSYLLAEMSFEKSAPIFSTAAIAQINYNTQSMAGHIVNHVCPDDFC; this is encoded by the coding sequence ATGAACATATTTATAATGCGCCACGGCGACGCCGATACTAAAGTGCACATTGACGAGCAACGTCCTTTGACCGAGCAAGGCATATTAGAAGTCAAAGTGATGGCGAAATGGTTAGCCAATGAAGGCGTAGAATTTGATGCGATATTCGTTAGCCCATATCTTAGAGCTCAGCAATCAGCGAAAACATTAAAAACAGAGTTAAATGCTAGCGCGGTGCTGCAAACATTAGACTTAATTACACCTGCAGGCTCTGCAAGCGAAGTACATGACTATATAGATGGCACCATCGCTATTGAGCGTTATAACAATATATTGATTGTCTCGCATATGCCGCTAGTAAGTTATTTACTTGCTGAAATGTCTTTTGAGAAAAGTGCCCCCATTTTTTCCACCGCAGCTATTGCGCAAATTAATTACAATACTCAATCAATGGCTGGTCATATCGTCAATCACGTATGCCCAGATGATTTTTGCTAG
- a CDS encoding insulinase family protein — protein MKQSPNDPKQYKPLTLANGLRVLLIENSESNRSAAALAVNAGHFDDPKNRQGLAHFLEHMLFLGTEKYPESGEYQQYLSQHNGSNNAWTGTEHTCFYFDINQQHFSDALDRFSQFFTAPLLSQEFIEKERQNIDAEFKLKLKDDMRRIYDVHKETINPEHPFSKFSVGSLDTLSDKADSCLKDEVTRFYNEHYCAERMTLAIEGPQPIAELERLVIEKFSAIKSEQHAKITVSEPLYKKEHLGITVDIKPEKNDRKLILSFAMPGIDSSYLYKPVSYLSYLLGHEGSGSILAYLKNKQWAMALTSGGGVNGTNFKDFNISLRLTEEGEQHQDEIVSLVFAYIQLMTKAGINDTYFNEKKSISEFSFQYQEKLKPIDSVNQLVINMQHYPAHDYIYGDYVMAELKDDLVAEFLDYLRPENMRIIRVNQHVTTDKISYWYKVPYKTSTIDASLITLWQSKLNFKELSLPEPNPYIVDNPKLVPAKSEISVPALIKEKPGLKVWFKQDSSFFVPKGQIFIGIDSTVAIESKAHIAMTRLFVELFSDSVLEQNYHAELAGIHYHLYPHQGGMTLQLSGINEKQPLLLENLLDSIKDHSLAVDRFNLFKKQLVVNWRNAEKSKSISQLFSKLSALMKPYSPSGKDLAEALEQVSYEDFTDFCEAYFNKLCIEVFIYGNWLEPQATNMAKLISSKLTEHLDENEGVTCKVVDYQGKGTSLLPLHIPEHDYASVIYYPMHNNDVQSVALTMVTSHLLSPHFFHQMRTEKQFGYLVGVGYVPMNRYPGIAFYIQSPDTTSDALFSAMDEFINDFDVNISTDEWQHLQQGLIGQLQEKDTSPRIKSQRYWVSICNRDYGFDQKEKLIDEIENLTLPDIASFIKNKLANNKQVDKISLASVKHSDELAYLLNNHRVIKDLDEFHQTSPHKS, from the coding sequence TTGAAGCAAAGTCCAAACGATCCTAAACAGTATAAGCCACTTACATTAGCAAATGGATTGCGCGTTTTATTGATTGAAAACAGCGAGTCTAATCGTAGCGCTGCTGCACTTGCTGTAAATGCAGGCCATTTTGACGATCCTAAGAATAGACAAGGCCTAGCGCACTTTTTAGAGCATATGTTATTTTTAGGTACGGAGAAATATCCAGAGAGTGGTGAATATCAACAGTATTTATCGCAACACAATGGGTCTAACAATGCCTGGACAGGTACTGAACATACTTGCTTTTATTTTGATATTAACCAACAACACTTTAGTGATGCATTAGACCGCTTTAGTCAATTTTTCACTGCCCCATTGTTATCACAAGAGTTTATTGAAAAAGAAAGGCAAAACATTGACGCCGAGTTTAAATTAAAACTTAAAGACGATATGCGCCGTATCTATGATGTTCACAAAGAGACCATCAACCCAGAGCATCCATTCAGCAAATTTTCCGTTGGTAGTTTAGACACGCTGTCGGACAAAGCAGACAGTTGTTTAAAAGATGAAGTAACTCGTTTTTACAATGAACATTATTGTGCCGAGCGGATGACACTCGCCATCGAAGGCCCACAGCCTATTGCCGAGCTAGAACGTTTGGTGATTGAAAAGTTCTCCGCGATCAAATCTGAACAACATGCAAAAATTACAGTTAGCGAGCCACTGTATAAAAAAGAACACCTTGGCATAACAGTTGATATTAAACCCGAGAAAAATGATCGCAAACTTATTTTAAGCTTTGCCATGCCGGGAATTGACAGTTCCTATTTATACAAACCAGTGAGTTATTTAAGTTACTTGTTAGGCCATGAAGGTAGTGGCAGTATTTTAGCTTATTTAAAAAACAAACAATGGGCAATGGCATTAACATCAGGTGGCGGCGTTAACGGTACGAACTTCAAAGATTTTAATATAAGCTTGCGATTAACTGAAGAAGGCGAACAACATCAAGATGAGATTGTTTCCTTAGTGTTTGCATATATTCAGTTGATGACAAAAGCAGGTATTAACGACACCTATTTCAATGAGAAGAAATCCATTTCGGAGTTCTCATTTCAATACCAAGAAAAATTAAAACCGATAGACTCAGTGAATCAGCTAGTCATTAATATGCAGCATTATCCAGCGCATGATTACATCTACGGTGATTATGTGATGGCAGAGCTTAAAGATGATTTAGTGGCTGAATTCTTAGATTATTTACGCCCAGAAAATATGCGTATTATTCGTGTTAACCAACACGTCACTACAGATAAAATAAGTTATTGGTATAAAGTACCTTATAAAACGTCCACTATTGATGCCAGTTTAATCACCCTTTGGCAGAGTAAGCTTAACTTTAAAGAGTTAAGTTTACCTGAGCCAAACCCTTATATAGTGGATAACCCAAAATTAGTGCCAGCCAAAAGTGAAATATCGGTGCCAGCATTAATTAAAGAAAAACCAGGGTTAAAAGTTTGGTTTAAGCAAGACAGCTCTTTTTTTGTCCCTAAAGGACAGATATTTATTGGTATCGACTCAACAGTTGCTATCGAAAGTAAAGCTCATATTGCCATGACCCGCTTATTTGTTGAGTTATTTAGTGATTCGGTACTTGAGCAAAATTACCACGCTGAACTTGCTGGTATTCATTATCATTTATATCCTCACCAAGGTGGAATGACATTACAGTTGTCAGGCATTAATGAAAAACAACCGTTATTGCTAGAAAACCTTCTTGATAGCATCAAAGATCATTCATTAGCGGTGGATCGATTTAACTTATTTAAAAAGCAATTAGTAGTGAATTGGCGTAATGCTGAAAAGAGTAAATCAATTTCACAATTATTTTCCAAACTAAGTGCTCTAATGAAACCGTACAGCCCTAGCGGCAAAGACTTAGCAGAAGCTTTAGAGCAAGTTAGTTACGAAGACTTTACCGACTTTTGTGAAGCATATTTCAACAAACTCTGTATAGAGGTATTCATTTACGGTAATTGGTTAGAGCCGCAAGCTACTAACATGGCTAAATTAATCAGTTCGAAACTCACTGAACATTTGGACGAAAATGAAGGAGTCACTTGCAAAGTTGTTGATTACCAAGGTAAAGGCACAAGCTTATTACCGCTCCATATTCCAGAACATGATTATGCCAGCGTAATTTATTACCCGATGCACAATAATGATGTGCAAAGTGTGGCTTTAACTATGGTCACCAGCCACTTATTGTCGCCACATTTTTTTCATCAAATGCGCACCGAGAAACAGTTTGGTTATTTAGTTGGTGTCGGCTATGTACCGATGAACCGGTACCCAGGTATCGCCTTTTACATCCAGTCTCCGGACACTACTAGTGATGCCCTATTTTCAGCGATGGATGAATTCATCAATGATTTTGATGTAAACATATCAACTGATGAGTGGCAGCATTTACAGCAGGGATTAATAGGTCAACTGCAGGAGAAAGACACCAGTCCAAGAATAAAAAGCCAACGTTACTGGGTAAGTATTTGTAATAGAGATTACGGCTTTGATCAAAAAGAAAAACTGATTGATGAAATAGAAAATTTAACACTGCCAGATATAGCTAGCTTTATTAAAAACAAACTTGCTAACAACAAGCAAGTCGATAAGATCAGTTTAGCATCAGTAAAGCATTCTGATGAGCTTGCTTATTTATTAAATAATCATAGGGTTATTAAAGATTTAGATGAATTTCATCAAACTAGCCCGCATAAGTCATAG